The sequence below is a genomic window from Acropora palmata chromosome 5, jaAcrPala1.3, whole genome shotgun sequence.
TAATTTCTTGCTGCCGTATCGTCATAAGCAAATTTACATGCGTCAATTAATGACCTCGAAAATAATTAACCAAATatttttgtcgataacctcGACCTTCGAGAAGATGTTAATTACCTTTGCTATCCTGACAGCCATCTTCCAGCTCATCAGAGTTTTGTCGTCATCAACAGAAAAACACTTGAGCTCTTTGAGCTCTCGGGCTCTGAGTGGCTGCTCATAGAAACATACACAATAATCATTCTTATTATTTGAAGCTAATTGGAAAAGCAGCAGTTGCACTAATTTAATTATTCTCTAATGCGTCAAAATAGATGCTATGCTGTGTTCACTGACTATTTGTGGCCAAAAAATGTCGCCCTTGACTCCATTTTGGGGAAGTGATGAcaactgagaagaaaaaaggaagggATAACACTAGTGGAGGGCCGATGATCGATTATAATCGAAAGTTGATTGAAAAGTTAAAGCGACTCGATAATCGATTATGCTTTTTTTCATAATCGATTGTCgcggaaaaataaaaaaattattgggGACAAATAAAAGTgttaaaatcaataaaaatgtgCTTTTAATATCCTGGTGTGAGTTGTTTTTTAACTTCTAAGTCATAACACCGTAACACACTTTCAGTAGTGATGTAGCTTTTGTTAAACTTGAAATCAAAATGATTagtaataacattaaaaacaatttatgaaCTTTACTaccaatttgacttttatgtaGGTGAAAAATACATGGAATGCTTATTGGTAGATTTTTCCGATTGGGCAATTGGGGCAATCCGATTATTTCCGATAATCGATTGAGAAATCTCAACCgattcaggcctttctcactCGATATAAAAATGCCATgctcaaattcattcattccaaatACAAATTCTTGTATTAGAGcgtttttcaaatgactgtcgaaaaaccaaaaccaaagcaattactccgaccaatcacaacaggaacaagcagcgcgatgaaccaatcacaattcctagcaattatctgtaactcgctcgaaaagcgcgggaaaaatcatttgcttctcattggttgaaaaagtggcgcgactcttttaagcaatcgtaatcacgtaattacttgtCATTTGAACACTGCTCTATCATCACCATAATTACTTGTTGTTGTAATGAACCTTGTGTTCTAAGGAAgtggcgggggggggggggggttaaaTTTTGCTGCTCCATTTAAATGGGGTCTTTTGAGAGGTAATCAAAGACAACAATCAGCTTTTGCAGCCAACCTTACTTCCCTGCAGGTGGCATTTGTCCGAGTTCATCAACAGACAATAGCTGTCcccttaatttaattttatatgATGATATAATGAGTATGTGGTGAGGAGATTCTGATAACGATCAAGAGGACGATAATGACATCATTATTACTGTTAAAAGTCACTCACCACGATACAGAAGCAGTATTCTGTTTGAGACTTGAGTAGCTTCTTGGGATGAACAAAACTGTAGAGATTTGCTCCATCAAACGGAACATAACATTGCAAATCTCTGGAGGCCTTGTAAAAATAACAACTTCTGATGTCAAAGCAGGGTTTACACTTTTAACAACTTCAAGTTTGACACTTGCATGGACATGGTTGTTCTAAATTTGGTGCACGTGGCCCCTGTAGATAAGGACCCCTGGTGAATGGGGGTATCATTATCCAAGTTTTGCCACGGAATTTGTACCCATTAAGTTCTTTTCTTCATGCACTTTTATGTTTTGAAGCCTTTTCCCTACTTTTAACAGAGTAGAATCCTCAATACCCAACTAATCTTAATTTGTCCTTTACATATCTCTTTATACTGTACTGCTCAGAACAGAAAAGTCCCTAGAATattgacacacacacacacacacacacacacaaaatatTACAGTTCGTTTTGAAAGAATGAGTTAACTATGTAAATACCCACTGTGAACATACAGTATAACAAAGCTGAGGgtttcaagcattagcccttcgtcaccGTGTTTTGAGTGTACGTGTTACAGCCCTTTGATCTGATAAAGGGCTAAAgttcaaaatgtcagctttgttatctcttcatggtgaaaatttcaacCTTTTCATCTTGTATGATACCAAATTTGATCATGTGTACTGAAGGCATCTGTTGACGGATTGATGTCTGTCGATATACATATCAACCGAGTCTAGGCTGACATATCGACTGAGTATCGGCTGATATATCGTCTGTCGGTTGACATATCCGCCGAGAGTATCAAACCGATACTTGGTCGACAGACGATCTCTAAATTTTAGTGGTTCCCTTTCCCACCAACACAGCAAcacagtttccttagaaactacAACCTTTCATTTCATGAGTTTACGAATGACTATCTCACCtttgattttcctttgtttgacAAATATATCCCTGATCCCCTCAACAACAAGAATTTCTTATTCCAAGACTTCTTTCCAAACTCCTTACAGTGTAAGGTCCCTCCTAACTCTGGAATGCTTGTACAAGAGCTAAAAAGTTTCTGGAAATAATTTAAACATAGATTAAAAAACATTGATTGCAAGCAGTCTCTCAGGGGAATGTGGTTTGATCCAAAAATCAGCATGAATACCCTAATTTCATCCATTCACCTCCTGTAAGATGGTCTTGGCTTTCTGAGCTTTCTCAGTGACTGCTTTGTCTAATTCTTCAGAATACATCAGATGTGGGGGAAAATAGTTCTGtaattgtcaaaaataagaGAGAAAATGAAGATGCACAAACTTGACAACAGATAAGCAAGCAGAACTATTCTAttgttaataataacaataataataattattattgttaatataataattattattattagtatttaacaaatcagtggataggaTTACATGTTTGTTAAACTGagacaacaaatcaaaacaaagaaatattaaattttaattggaggaaaaaaaaacaacaaactccAGGCACATCTCACATTAAGTTTAGAACTGAACCTGGCCTGGCTAccttgcaattattattgatggtAAAACTTTTCAGCAATATCACTTAATAAATACTCACAGATGTATGTGCAAAGaagtgatatttttgcacgTCTTTCTTGAACAGTAACTTGTTGTTTGACCCAGGAGCCCAAGTATTTAACACATCTAAGACAGTTTCATGATCCTCAAGATTACgctctaaaagaaaaaaaaaatctatgaACTGGACATCTTTGAAGAGACCCACGCACTTTCATAAGTTGTAATAATCATCTGAATTTAGGTCTCTGAGGTGTACATCACATTATAGAAAGGTGCACAAAGAGTGGAGATAATGAAAGATCTTACTTTCAATTCCATTTCCAGAATAACAAATAGGAAAAGTTGTGTTTGTTAATAATcctattaaccctttccaccctaaggggttccccattgacgagtaaaatcgtctggcgttagaaagagtaaaatctataagtgccatttggcactcataggagggaaagggttaaattcaaCATTGACTTTTACCGTACTAAATTCTTGAACATAACTCAAGCTAATCCCTTGCTTActttgttaaaataaaaattattgcttttggAACATAAGTGCTACCAACACTGTCAGTATTACTCACCAAGACCTAAATCAGTCAAATGTTCAACCAAAACCCAATGAGGACCATCTTCTTCTTTGTTCAGAAGCAAAAGTTTATGACAAGCTTCTCTGGCATTCATGTATGGTGACACTAACAATCCAACaggtttattgttttcattgaaaacaatCACTGGAACTTGCtatgtaaaaggaaaaagaacaatatacaatcattgtttctttaaaatattaattttgttttaagatcTTTTTGGAGGAGAAAGGAACCCACTTCCAGATCAGAAATTTGATGTTATCAACAGAGTCAAGAATGTAAACGGTCCCGTAACATGCGTAGACAACTGCATTAAAATCAATGTTGCTCCTTCATCAGACTGAAGGGctaaatttcaaaacatcagctttaaACTCAGCCAACTTACACTGCTGTCTCTGTTGATTAAACCAAATTCTTTTAGATTACAGATGTGTACGACAAGTTAACCCTAACCTCTAACCCCAAGCCCAACCCCAActctaacctaaccctaaccaaacTAGTTACTTTATTCAAGAAGGAAGACCCTGGATTGTTAGGTGATAAAAAATGAGGTTGTCACACAGTCTTGTTCCTTTCTAGTTAACTGAAGTAACACAATGCATGTAACATGTCACTACTTAATCTAGAACAATAATACTAATTATGAGAGTTGGAAAGAACTGTTCTCAACAGCAATAAAAGTTCTTgcgtttttcaaaaataaagcaaatatGCAGCTTCAGAACTACCTgcctttttgtgtttttgtaaTAGCAGTGTTCAAAGAATGAATCATGTAATAGAAACACAATATAAAAGGAGTGATAAAAATATTCTAGAATCTAGAAGTTTTGAAAACCTATACTGATCTAGGGAAAAGGTTGTACAGTACTACCCTAAATAGAATAACAACAATGTTGAGAAAAGTggataattaaaattttaaatccaCCACTTAGTAAGTAGCCACTCATTTAAAGCAATCAGAGAAGAGCAAGGTTAACAATTGCATCACCTCGTCAAGGTTACATTGATTCCATTTGACTTGCTGAGTACTGGATACCATCCTGGTTTTGATAAACGTTTCTTGAGCTGATTGTAAACAAGCAGGAGCACAAACATTCTTTCCAGTTGCTATCCCGTTTGATGTTTCTTTCTCAATTTTTCTGAAGCTACCATGGACCTCCTGACCAAGGGCAACTTCATTCATAGCTCCCTTATGCATCATTCTTGTAGAAGGTTGAGCATAATGACTtccactttctttctttttaggTGACATAAAGTTGCAAAACTGGAGGTGGCTGGACAGTGGAGACTTTGCTTCCTGCGATCTTGTAACCGTGGGCACTGTGCTAGAGTGATTCTCATTTTTGTGATTTGTCACGGATAAAGAGGGTATAAGCTGCTGAGCACTTGATTGATCTTTACTTGTTCCCTTGCACTCTCTTGTCCTTAAAATGTCAGCCTTTGGAAATTGCATCTTTTTACAATGGGAAGAAtggaatgtttttgactcAGCACAATGGTTTCGAGATAAGTTATGAACTGAATCACGTGTTTCATGATTCATTTTCATACCTTCATTTAATTCCATTGAATGCATTACAGTGTGGTGCTTGCTGTGTTGATTTTCAGGATTGGAGAAACTAGGCGGCATGATTTGGGGACCGCATTTTGgaggaaatggaaaattttgagTATCACAACCACCAATGTCATTGGTATCCACTAGCAATGATTCCAAGCCTTCATAACTGTTAGAGGCATCTATATTTAAAGACAAACCAAGGAAACCTTGTGTTATACAACATTTTCAGTTATGTAATAAGGTAAACATTAATTAAGATGTAAACTTTAACTTACAAGTCAACTCATGATCAGTACTGCTTTTGCTCCACTCAGGATCAATCTTGATATAAGAATACAAAGAACacaaatgaataattattaatataaaaCTGTAGAACTTTTGGAATGATGGAatttagcttgtacattttatACCATGCATCATCATAATAAATATGGTTATTGTGTGGTTTTGACCTCAGTAAACTTCTACTAAAGGCATGACTGGATtaattaaccctttaagccctatgagtgccaaatggcacttagagattttactctgtctaatgccagatgattttactcgtcaatggggaaccccttagggcttaaagggttaacaacatgaaaagccaaaaactatgtccccgttaaGTACGGATAGACCATCTACTGACCTTATCAACAGTTAAAGCATCCAATTCCCCAATTAAGCTTCCTAAACTGTGCAGAACATCATTGATATCTGAAATAGAATTACTGTGACTGTCCTCAGAGGATGCTGCCTCCATATTCAAAGATTCCAAGGGATTTTTGCATGATGAAACATTATTTTCATAAATATCTTAAAACAAGCTTGCATTTCTTTGTCTGTGGTAACTACCCCTCACAAGCCTGTgtgttaaaggaaaaaaagcaaaattcatTTGCAAATAAAAGTCTTCCAATTTGTCTTAAAATCAAACCGCACAGCACTTTATGTAGCCAGCAGCACAATAGCAGTGAGTAACGTCATTTTCCAGGAAAAGCAAGGAAATGACAActagccattttttttaattgcatgtgtctaaaataaataacttaaTATCCTAAATTAAATACACATACATGTACATATATGGATACAAGGTTATCTGACCACATGACAGCCAAAAGACGACTAACGTTATTGCACCAAGGGAAGAAGGGTCAGCACTTACAGATTTGGATACACCAACATCAATAGACTTGACATGACAACACCTTGACAGCCAGTCTGTGATTGTGCAATaactaaaattattattattactttatcTCTAATATTTCAATTacaaattacagaaaaaaTTTAGTGAAATTTGCAAGACAAGGAAATTTTAATGattgcaattattttgtttgacaGGCCTCATTGTAATGAAAAGAGGTTTAGGATTAGTCAGAGATCCCTTTCAGAGTTCATCGGTTCTAATACACCTGGAATCGGGTCGAACATCTTGGTGTCTGGTTTGCCTCATGAAAATCAGTGTCCATGTTATCATGGACGTGATATTTGAAGTATATGCCGCGAAGATTGAATTAATCTTACTGAAAAGCGTTGTCATGATTATCATGGCCGGTGAGCGAGAGAACATGAGGAAACACCGGCATGAAAAATTACTTAGCTCTTCTCCACATGCACGTAGTTAACAATACAAGTAGAAGATACTTAATCCTAAGTTTATATCATACTATGGCAGTTTTACGCAAAATATTCCCTCACTGGCAAAACTTGACTATTAGTGCTCTATGTGGGAGCTACCATGACGTTCTTGCCGGCAAAACATTCCGCGTTTGCCGTGGTAACGACGCCAGGTACGCCGCCAGATTACCTTGATTCCCTTCTTTCTAAAAAAGGAGCCAGcaaatattatacaactatcccccgaggGGGAGATGAATGGTGGTGGATacataccgagacgcgaagcgtcgaggtatatatccgcAGCGCTTTACCGACCCTGatggggatagttgttttagtatttaccaaatcagatggataaggaaatgctgttttaatttcttcttctgaaactttcgcgaaacgacgcgccatttctCTCttcgttcgcaaaacagtgaatatccaaggatattccgagttacgggagccaatcaaaacgcgcgaaaattgctatccactgatttggtaaatactaatactCACTACCTATCAGCGGGGAGCACATAGGCATTTTGTCTGCGCATGCGTCGGACGAAATGGAATAAACATCTTCGTTCGCCATTTTGTTGTCTAGAGTGCGTCGCGTTGAGTTTTGACTGAGGGATCTACGCTTGCAACGAGAGTCCATCGGAGGAATTGTTCGAAAACGTCATGTGCACATACAGCACTAAAACCGTGTGCGATTAAAATGTCTGTGATCGCTTTCTGTCTCGAGATTTTATTGATCAAAGTTTCCCTTTGGAAGGAAAAAAGCGCCAAACCAAGTGTTTTTACCAAGCGATCGTTCCTCATCAAGAAGCTCATTAAAGAAGGCAAACAGCAGAGGTAAGTGTATAGACGTTAGACTTTTCGTATCTAGAATGGCAATCCTGTATCTCAAAACTTTCGTAAGATATGGGCTGCTGCTTAGATTACAATTATTTGCACAAATCTGATTTTGGTTCAACTTCGATATCAGTTTGCTCAAAATTCTTAGCGTCCCCCAAACTCAACTTAATATCGTTGACACTGgccttcttttctctttacagTGATATGAGATTCCAGACTTCAAAAATTGTTCCACTTTTGTGATTGCCGTTTTGTGTCACTGAATTTCGGAGGTGTTTGTGAACGGCGCTGTGCTACATATTTGTGAGTCGTAGATCTTGGAGGCCTTTGGCCGATTGGAGGTCACGTTTACAATACAAGGTGATCACATACATAAGAATAACACTGTTACAATTTTAGTTCACAATGCTTTAATTTCGGCACATTTTTCCATTGGTTATTGCTTTGTTTGGCGTcaatgcttttttcttcttaaagtaccatttttgcgaaaaacttGGCTGTAACTTTCTTCTTTGGTCGTCCCCCAAATTTCCTATATCACGAGTGTATTGCATATTTACTGTAGTTTGGTTCAACGTAGTTTGTTTACACCAGAAAATTGCACGCACTTTGCTAAAGTCTTTTCAAGCCAGACATTTCTAGTCGAAAAACATGGCGTCCACGGCGTCCAGCCTTCCATTGCTCACGAGTATTGATGGAACATCTGGAATGCTTATAGCGCCACATTCGGTTGACTGATTTGTACCCGCTAAGATATTGGGAAATCGACTTTCTTTTGGAGTGAAGGGAATGCTTAaaaattaacttaatccaaaattcaataaaacttgttttcaaagatgtGTTGGACCTGGAGGATGTTTTATATTTTGGCTTAGCGAATGGCGGATAATGACCATTTCGGATGGATTTGATTTACAAAAGTACATCTAACCTGTGTTTCTAACAAGCTGCGAGGGTGTGTTAAATCTTATTTATAGTGAAGTAACACTGTATTTGCTATACACATTTCAGAGGAATTCTAGAAATATCTAGCGCCCAAGCGttccaattattttatttgaacccACGTCACTGCAGTACGTGTTGTAAGCCCTTTGCATGTAGAATGAGTTTATGCTGATACAATGCAAAGATGTTAAATCAGAACTAACTGTTctctcaaaataaaaagcactAGTTCAGTCAGAACAAGATTGATGGTgactttttttggttttgttttacttgagACTGAACATGGCCATGTTACATCCTCTTCAATTGGTCTGCAAGTCATGTCTGACCATTGTCTCAAGATATCTCACAAAGTTCCTTGTGTTATTAGAGGAACTTGTGGATATTATTCCTCCCTGCAGGCCATGTGTGTGGCTCTTAAAAAGGGAAGCACTTAGCTGGTGGGAACACAACAGCATTgatttgtctggtggcacagTGAGAACTCATGCAAATATTgtatgttggtttttgatatCCTACAAGGAAATCTTCCAGGTGTTAGGTGGAGACAAATCCCATGTCTGcatccatttttattttctggaacTCTTCATGATTCTGGTGTAAAACATTTTGGACATCAAGGTTGGGTTGGTTCGCTGGTAACTTGAAAGTGTTATGTATGTGGTTACCTTTAAAGATCATTTTACTGTAGAAAGGAATTGTTTTACTGAGATCTTTCAGTTCTTTTGGAATTGCTAGTGCTCCTTCCAGAATGTGACGTCCAGTCAGTAGAGCAATTACAGTGCATGCATGTCGTTAGTTAATTACAGTGCATGCATGTCGTTAGTTGACATGAGAAGCAATACATGGCTGTGGTGGTGGGCTAAGATTAACAAGCTCATTGTTAAGCTTTTCAATCAGGGTTTCATATTCTTCCTTCACCATTTCTCTCACACCTATGATTTTCTTCATCACCTGTGCTATCTGTTATTGATGCTGTTGTTGACTCATTGTGGTCATCAGTTCTGTGTCAGTTGCATGAAGATGTAAAGTGGCTTCTTTTGCAATATCACCAAGTTCTTGTACTTCTTTTGTAGAAAGTCTTTGCACAGTGGACAAGAAGTGGACTCATCAAGACATTTACAGTGAATGGATTGAAAGCAGCCAGTGAGAATTGACCAGGATTCATTTGAGTTTGAGATATTGCACCCTGGTAAGTCACATTTTTTAGTGTTGTCAGGCTTGATATTACAGTGGTATCTAAGAGGCAGAATGGTGGTCTTGGCTGGTATGTTGGAACACATGGTGGGAAATGTTACACAACCAATTCTCTTGCCTCTACACGTAGAAAAAGAACCATCTCCCGGGAcctgtgcaattttttttgtaccaTATCCGTGAGTACTTTGGC
It includes:
- the LOC141881539 gene encoding growth factor receptor-bound protein 14-like isoform X1, producing MEAASSEDSHSNSISDINDVLHSLGSLIGELDALTVDKIDPEWSKSSTDHELTYASNSYEGLESLLVDTNDIGGCDTQNFPFPPKCGPQIMPPSFSNPENQHSKHHTVMHSMELNEGMKMNHETRDSVHNLSRNHCAESKTFHSSHCKKMQFPKADILRTRECKGTSKDQSSAQQLIPSLSVTNHKNENHSSTVPTVTRSQEAKSPLSSHLQFCNFMSPKKKESGSHYAQPSTRMMHKGAMNEVALGQEVHGSFRKIEKETSNGIATGKNVCAPACLQSAQETFIKTRMVSSTQQVKWNQCNLDEQVPVIVFNENNKPVGLLVSPYMNAREACHKLLLLNKEEDGPHWVLVEHLTDLGLERNLEDHETVLDVLNTWAPGSNNKLLFKKDVQKYHFFAHTSNYFPPHLMYSEELDKAVTEKAQKAKTILQEKLFSSCTSIPELGGTLHCKEFGKKSWNKKFLLLRGSGIYLSNKGKSKASRDLQCYVPFDGANLYSFVHPKKLLKSQTEYCFCIVPLRARELKELKCFSVDDDKTLMSWKMAVRIAKFGPQLRKNYDDMLRKFSKLTKYREHQTLEPDRLNNVSEFGEGVRALKEGHVAMDFTGDTGRLITDSKIVQELANKRDKVKLSQRMACNSFIPTDYGVIAEGRLFSEQWFHGRISREQSLELLMNAGLEDGLFLVRESCSVAGVYVLTFCMNLRVYHVQLAQDIGEGTQVFVSLGKGPSFSTLQELIQFYQQKPLNGVSLALRAPCPKS
- the LOC141881539 gene encoding growth factor receptor-bound protein 14-like isoform X3 encodes the protein MKMQFPKADILRTRECKGTSKDQSSAQQLIPSLSVTNHKNENHSSTVPTVTRSQEAKSPLSSHLQFCNFMSPKKKESGSHYAQPSTRMMHKGAMNEVALGQEVHGSFRKIEKETSNGIATGKNVCAPACLQSAQETFIKTRMVSSTQQVKWNQCNLDEQVPVIVFNENNKPVGLLVSPYMNAREACHKLLLLNKEEDGPHWVLVEHLTDLGLERNLEDHETVLDVLNTWAPGSNNKLLFKKDVQKYHFFAHTSNYFPPHLMYSEELDKAVTEKAQKAKTILQEKLFSSCTSIPELGGTLHCKEFGKKSWNKKFLLLRGSGIYLSNKGKSKASRDLQCYVPFDGANLYSFVHPKKLLKSQTEYCFCIVPLRARELKELKCFSVDDDKTLMSWKMAVRIAKFGPQLRKNYDDMLRKFSKLTKYREHQTLEPDRLNNVSEFGEGVRALKEGHVAMDFTGDTGRLITDSKIVQELANKRDKVKLSQRMACNSFIPTDYGVIAEGRLFSEQWFHGRISREQSLELLMNAGLEDGLFLVRESCSVAGVYVLTFCMNLRVYHVQLAQDIGEGTQVFVSLGKGPSFSTLQELIQFYQQKPLNGVSLALRAPCPKS
- the LOC141881539 gene encoding growth factor receptor-bound protein 14-like isoform X2 translates to MEAASSEDSHSNSISDINDVLHSLGSLIGELDALTVDKIDPEWSKSSTDHELTYASNSYEGLESLLVDTNDIGGCDTQNFPFPPKCGPQIMPPSFSNPENQHSKHHTVMHSMELNEGMKMNHETRDSVHNLSRNHCAESKTFHSSHCKKMQFPKADILRTRECKGTSKDQSSAQQLIPSLSVTNHKNENHSSTVPTVTRSQEAKSPLSSHLQFCNFMSPKKKESGSHYAQPSTRMMHKGAMNEVALGQEVHGSFRKIEKETSNGIATGKNVCAPACLQSAQETFIKTRMVSSTQQVKWNQCNLDEQVPVIVFNENNKPVGLLVSPYMNAREACHKLLLLNKEEDGPHWVLVEHLTDLGLERNLEDHETVLDVLNTWAPGSNNKLLFKKDVQKYHFFAHTSNYFPPHLMYSEELDKAVTEKAQKAKTILQEKLFSSCTSIPELGGTLHCKEFGKKSWNKKFLLLRGSGIYLSNKGKSKASRDLQCYVPFDGANLYSFVHPKKLLKSQTEYCFCIVFGPQLRKNYDDMLRKFSKLTKYREHQTLEPDRLNNVSEFGEGVRALKEGHVAMDFTGDTGRLITDSKIVQELANKRDKVKLSQRMACNSFIPTDYGVIAEGRLFSEQWFHGRISREQSLELLMNAGLEDGLFLVRESCSVAGVYVLTFCMNLRVYHVQLAQDIGEGTQVFVSLGKGPSFSTLQELIQFYQQKPLNGVSLALRAPCPKS